One genomic window of Ottowia oryzae includes the following:
- a CDS encoding NAD-dependent succinate-semialdehyde dehydrogenase encodes MATPARFDNPLDELNDPTLLKVDGLVNGKWLKGKARFAVTDPATGHTLAEVADLGPRETKAAIDAANAAWPAWRNLTAKQRHALMLKWYQLLMEAQDDLARLMTAEQGKPLAEAKGEVAYGASFVEWFAEEAKRANGETLATFDNNKRILVTRQPVGVCAAITPWNFPLAMITRKVAPALAAGCPVVIKPAELTPLTALAAAELAVRAGIPAGVINVIPSTDAAAVGKVLCESDVVRHLSFTGSTEVGRILMAQCAPTIKKLSLELGGNAPFLVFDDADLDSAVEGAVASKYRNAGQTCVCTNRFYVQDKVYDAFVKKLAAKVKTLKVGNGFDAGVTQGPLIEPAAVAKVEKHVKDALKKGGKVVTGGHKLKGQFFEPTVIADAQPGMLLAREETFGPIAPVFRFKTEQEAIDAANATEFGLASYFYARDVGRVTRVSEGLEYGMVGVNTGLISSEQVPFGGVKQSGLGREGSSHGMDEYLEMKYICLGDVQK; translated from the coding sequence ATGGCCACCCCCGCCCGATTCGACAACCCGCTGGACGAACTGAACGACCCCACCTTGCTGAAGGTGGACGGCCTGGTCAACGGCAAGTGGCTCAAGGGCAAGGCGCGCTTTGCCGTGACCGACCCGGCCACCGGCCACACCCTGGCCGAAGTGGCCGACCTGGGCCCGCGTGAAACCAAGGCCGCCATCGACGCGGCCAACGCCGCCTGGCCCGCCTGGCGCAACCTGACCGCCAAGCAGCGCCACGCGCTGATGCTGAAGTGGTACCAGCTGCTGATGGAAGCGCAGGACGACCTGGCCCGCCTGATGACGGCCGAGCAAGGCAAGCCGCTGGCCGAGGCGAAGGGCGAAGTCGCCTACGGCGCCAGCTTTGTCGAATGGTTTGCCGAAGAAGCCAAGCGCGCCAACGGCGAAACGCTGGCCACGTTCGACAACAACAAGCGCATCCTCGTCACCCGCCAGCCCGTGGGGGTGTGCGCGGCCATCACGCCGTGGAACTTTCCGCTGGCCATGATCACCCGCAAGGTCGCGCCCGCGCTGGCGGCCGGCTGCCCGGTGGTCATCAAGCCCGCCGAGCTGACGCCGCTCACGGCCCTGGCCGCGGCCGAGTTGGCCGTGCGCGCGGGCATACCAGCGGGCGTGATCAACGTGATCCCCAGCACGGATGCGGCGGCCGTCGGCAAGGTGCTGTGCGAAAGCGACGTGGTGCGGCACCTGTCGTTCACCGGCTCCACCGAAGTGGGCCGCATCCTGATGGCGCAGTGCGCGCCCACCATCAAGAAACTGTCGCTGGAGCTGGGCGGCAACGCGCCCTTCCTGGTGTTTGACGACGCCGACCTCGACAGCGCCGTGGAAGGCGCCGTGGCCAGCAAGTACCGCAACGCGGGCCAGACCTGCGTGTGCACCAACCGCTTTTACGTGCAAGACAAGGTCTACGACGCCTTCGTCAAGAAGCTGGCCGCCAAGGTCAAGACGCTGAAGGTGGGCAATGGCTTTGACGCTGGTGTGACGCAAGGCCCGCTGATCGAGCCAGCCGCCGTCGCCAAGGTGGAAAAGCACGTGAAAGACGCGCTGAAAAAGGGCGGCAAGGTCGTCACCGGCGGCCACAAGCTCAAGGGCCAGTTCTTTGAGCCCACCGTCATCGCCGACGCGCAGCCGGGCATGCTGCTGGCGCGCGAGGAAACCTTCGGCCCCATCGCGCCGGTGTTCCGCTTCAAGACCGAACAAGAAGCCATCGACGCCGCCAACGCCACCGAATTCGGCCTGGCCAGCTACTTCTACGCGCGCGATGTGGGCCGCGTCACCCGCGTGAGCGAGGGACTGGAATACGGCATGGTGGGCGTGAACACGGGCCTGATCTCCAGCGAGCAGGTGCCTTTCGGCGGCGTGAAGCAATCGGGCCTGGGGCGCGAGGGCTCCAGCCACGGCATGGACGAATACCTGGAGATGAAATACATCTGCCTGGGCGACGTGCAAAAGTAA
- a CDS encoding basic amino acid ABC transporter substrate-binding protein, whose amino-acid sequence MNPIRRAAAMAILTTACLGAAPTWAQAPARELVVASSATYAPFAFENKEKQIVGFDIDIIHAIAKQQGLKLRIVNTPFSSIFAALNNGDVDLVISGVTINDKRKQSFDFSAPYFDARQLIAVPQASTVKSLKDLAGKKVAVVSASTADDVMSREVGKTNPNIRRFESTPLIISELVGGGVDAAIGDNGVIAYRAAQAQGLKTVDDPSFPKEHFGIVVRKGDKAMQDKLNAGLAAIRANGTYNTIYKKWFNQDYKAQ is encoded by the coding sequence ATGAACCCGATCCGCCGCGCCGCCGCGATGGCCATTTTGACCACCGCTTGTCTGGGCGCTGCCCCCACCTGGGCGCAAGCGCCGGCGCGCGAGTTGGTGGTGGCGTCCAGCGCCACCTACGCGCCCTTCGCTTTCGAGAACAAAGAAAAGCAGATCGTCGGTTTTGACATCGACATCATCCACGCCATTGCCAAGCAGCAGGGCCTGAAGCTGCGCATCGTCAACACGCCCTTTTCCAGCATCTTCGCGGCGCTGAACAATGGCGATGTGGACCTGGTCATCTCGGGCGTCACCATCAACGACAAACGCAAGCAGAGCTTTGACTTTTCCGCGCCCTACTTCGACGCGCGCCAGCTGATCGCCGTGCCGCAGGCCAGCACCGTGAAATCGCTGAAAGACCTGGCTGGCAAGAAAGTGGCCGTGGTCAGCGCATCGACGGCCGACGACGTGATGAGCCGCGAAGTGGGCAAGACCAACCCCAACATCCGCCGCTTTGAAAGCACCCCGCTGATCATTTCCGAGCTGGTGGGCGGCGGCGTGGACGCGGCCATCGGCGACAACGGCGTGATCGCCTACCGCGCCGCGCAGGCGCAGGGGCTGAAGACGGTGGACGACCCCAGCTTTCCCAAAGAGCACTTCGGCATCGTCGTGCGCAAGGGCGACAAGGCCATGCAGGACAAGCTGAACGCCGGGCTGGCCGCCATCCGCGCCAACGGCACCTACAACACCATCTACAAGAAGTGGTTCAACCAGGACTACAAGGCGCAGTAA
- a CDS encoding amino acid ABC transporter permease, giving the protein MEENTPVAWFGWFRPDILVEYKQLFWQGALVTVGMTVACIAMACVLGLFIALARLADAPHQPLKGVCQYLLRWPSTVYVSFFRGTPLFVQILLMHFAVMPLFIHPVDGLLVSGDLARTLKQDHGALISGVVALTLNSAAYISEVFRAGIQSISRGQRQAALSLGMTHGQMMRYIVVPQAFRRMLPALGNNMIALLKDTSLVSAIGLAELAYAARTVAGAYGRYWEPYLAIALMYWLMTLALATGLRRLENRLARSDQS; this is encoded by the coding sequence ATGGAAGAAAACACCCCGGTAGCCTGGTTTGGCTGGTTCCGCCCGGACATCCTGGTCGAATACAAGCAACTGTTCTGGCAGGGCGCGCTGGTCACCGTGGGCATGACCGTGGCGTGCATCGCCATGGCCTGCGTGCTGGGGCTGTTCATCGCGCTGGCGCGCCTGGCAGACGCACCGCACCAGCCCTTGAAAGGCGTGTGCCAATACCTGCTGCGCTGGCCTTCGACCGTGTACGTCAGCTTCTTTCGGGGCACGCCGCTGTTCGTGCAGATTCTGTTGATGCACTTTGCGGTGATGCCGCTGTTCATCCACCCGGTGGACGGCCTGCTCGTCAGCGGCGATCTGGCGCGCACGCTCAAGCAGGACCACGGGGCGCTGATTTCTGGCGTGGTGGCGCTCACGCTGAACTCGGCGGCCTACATCTCTGAGGTGTTTCGCGCGGGCATCCAGTCCATCTCGCGCGGGCAACGGCAGGCTGCCCTGTCGCTGGGCATGACGCACGGGCAGATGATGCGCTACATCGTCGTGCCGCAGGCTTTCCGCCGCATGCTGCCCGCGCTGGGCAATAACATGATCGCGCTGCTGAAAGACACGTCGCTGGTCTCGGCCATCGGCCTGGCCGAGCTGGCCTACGCCGCGCGCACGGTGGCCGGCGCCTACGGCCGCTACTGGGAGCCGTACCTCGCCATCGCGCTGATGTACTGGCTGATGACCCTGGCCCTGGCGACCGGCCTGCGGCGGCTGGAAAACCGGCTGGCGCGCTCGGATCAGAGCTGA
- a CDS encoding NAD(P)/FAD-dependent oxidoreductase — protein MHLSSTAPILFPTVAIIGAGPAGLMAAEVLSRAGVAVDVFDAMPSAGRKFLLAGRGGLNLTHSEALDAFIARFGGRADEVGGWLQDFGPQATRDWAAALGIDTFVGTSGRVFPTEMKAAPLLRAWLHRLRQPTQAGAQPVRFHMRHRWVGWAPAETVAAMNSEAASAVAAGAGAVFCLQTPHGAQSVAPRAAVLALGGGSWPRLGSDAAWVPWLAQKGVDVAPLQPANCGFDFAGRGAPAQGGSGSAPARDDTDGASASAAPDQTDSPGGWTPYFAERFAGQPLKNVAIRFTGSEGPPFERRGEFVITATGVEGSLIYAASAALRDEIARSGRATFLLNLLPGRSADEVRAAVAHPRGSRSLSSHLKSRLGLQAVHTALLHEVLTPAQLKDPAALAAAIQALPITLRAPRPMAEAISTAGGVRLQALSDKLELRALPGVFCAGEMLDWEAPTGGYLLTASLASGARAAHGVLERLGLEPKIG, from the coding sequence ATGCACTTGTCCTCCACGGCTCCCATCCTTTTTCCCACCGTCGCCATCATCGGCGCCGGGCCCGCGGGCCTGATGGCCGCCGAGGTGCTCAGCCGCGCGGGCGTGGCGGTGGATGTGTTCGACGCCATGCCCTCGGCCGGGCGCAAGTTTCTGCTGGCCGGGCGCGGCGGGCTGAACCTGACCCACTCCGAAGCGCTGGATGCCTTCATCGCGCGCTTTGGCGGCCGCGCGGATGAGGTGGGCGGCTGGCTGCAAGACTTTGGCCCGCAGGCCACGCGCGATTGGGCGGCGGCCCTGGGCATCGACACCTTCGTGGGCACGTCGGGCCGCGTTTTTCCGACCGAGATGAAGGCCGCCCCGCTGCTGCGCGCCTGGCTGCACCGGCTGCGCCAGCCCACGCAGGCGGGCGCGCAGCCCGTGCGCTTTCACATGCGGCACCGCTGGGTGGGCTGGGCGCCTGCTGAAACGGTGGCTGCTATGAATTCAGAAGCTGCCAGCGCAGTTGCAGCGGGCGCCGGAGCCGTTTTTTGTTTGCAAACGCCGCACGGCGCGCAAAGCGTGGCGCCGCGTGCTGCCGTGCTGGCACTGGGTGGCGGCAGTTGGCCGCGCCTGGGTTCTGACGCCGCCTGGGTGCCTTGGCTGGCGCAAAAGGGCGTGGACGTGGCGCCGCTGCAGCCCGCCAACTGCGGCTTTGACTTCGCCGGGCGCGGCGCGCCCGCGCAGGGCGGTAGCGGCAGCGCCCCCGCGCGGGACGATACGGACGGCGCATCCGCCAGCGCCGCGCCGGATCAGACAGACTCGCCCGGCGGCTGGACGCCGTACTTCGCCGAGCGCTTTGCCGGCCAGCCGCTGAAGAACGTCGCCATTCGCTTCACCGGCAGCGAAGGCCCGCCGTTTGAGCGGCGCGGCGAATTCGTCATCACCGCCACCGGCGTGGAGGGCAGCCTGATCTACGCCGCCAGCGCCGCGCTGCGCGACGAAATCGCCCGCAGTGGGCGTGCCACCTTCCTGCTCAACCTGCTGCCCGGGCGCAGCGCCGACGAGGTGCGCGCCGCCGTGGCGCACCCGCGCGGCAGCCGCAGCCTGTCGTCGCACCTCAAAAGCCGCCTGGGCCTGCAAGCGGTGCACACCGCGCTGCTGCACGAAGTGCTGACGCCCGCGCAACTCAAAGACCCGGCCGCGCTGGCCGCCGCCATTCAGGCACTGCCGATCACGCTGCGCGCGCCGCGCCCGATGGCCGAAGCCATCAGCACCGCCGGCGGCGTACGGCTGCAGGCGCTGAGCGACAAGCTGGAGCTGCGGGCGCTGCCCGGCGTGTTCTGCGCGGGCGAGATGCTGGACTGGGAAGCGCCCACCGGCGGCTACCTGCTGACCGCCAGCCTGGCCAGCGGGGCCAGGGCGGCGCATGGGGTGCTGGAAAGGCTTGGGTTGGAACCAAAAATCGGCTGA
- a CDS encoding UvrD-helicase domain-containing protein — protein sequence MSIDNQPAYEHNGQPCAREVFYAIACDPRRSVAVEACAGAGKTWMLVSRILRALLNGAEPQEILAITFTKKAAGEMRQRLQQWLSDFAKRREGETDEAWQARLDNELRIRGIEPQRWPELRQTLQKLYPALLAYGRTVQIRTFHSWFAALLRSAPLKVLQDQGLPSAYELLEDDQDAVAEVWRRYLGDVARDAALREDYAALVRALGRSRAHEALEAALARRVEFTLADEAGRIDDAVPAFGAYYPRLAGVAAPADWLMAREPGRALLLAAAEALLPGARTFAECGAKLKAAVAAGDWASAQDALVTKGGDPRKFNDKLAGIDDVRAAQEEVLAVRRAERQQAAREHHLRMARLTRPLIRAFAQLKLDRGWVDMTDIERAAHTLLSDSDYSAAVQERLDARVRHLLIDEFQDTNPLQWQALHAWLAGYVGAGGGQTPPSVFIVGDPKQSIYRFRRADPRVFAAAQDFVVHGLGGDRLACDHTHRNTPAVLGAVNQVMGQAQAAGEFSGYRTHTTQSNVTGEVLALPLIPRPDKAAADDAEDEDDAPAWRDSLTTPRVTLEEKLNMLEARQAARWIAARVAAGRAPSDIMVLARRRLPLGLLQAELRQYGIPCEQPEQQVLGDLPVVQDVLALVDALVSPGNDLSLARALKSPLFGLADEALVQIALAVRAARTDGGDAPAGAGRAASAWLDLLPKVQLPAHDSAALHADLMLYQGWLRSLPPHDALQAIYTHRDALARFAAAAPRAERDHAVAQLRALLGAALQVQGGRFLTAYQWVRALRRQRLMAPRHAAPDAVQLLTVHGAKGLEAEDVLLVDTASGLRTRSEATALIDWPGDAPAPTQFVFLANGNAPPPSAEDLARQEVDAQAREELNALYVGMTRARERLVLSGVTPHRQPATSWWQRIQPLAAPLPAPEAPPAPAGDAASAAAFSMLDLPPAPVQPAQAAIEIEVMRIEADPLRTPPTDASRLGEAMHWLLENAHDGPEGWRPERLSQARTRYALTPEQASRAEALARRIFTGEAAWAWSADEVLQAFNEVELTHDGQRLRIDRLVRRRASAGQPEAWWVLDYKSAFHPERDPLLQAQMARYRAAIERLHPGQPVRVAFLTGDGRVVG from the coding sequence ATGAGTATCGACAACCAACCCGCCTACGAACACAACGGCCAGCCCTGCGCGCGCGAAGTTTTCTACGCCATCGCGTGCGACCCGCGCCGCAGCGTGGCCGTCGAAGCCTGCGCGGGCGCGGGCAAGACCTGGATGCTGGTGTCGCGCATCCTGCGCGCGCTGCTGAACGGGGCCGAGCCGCAAGAAATCCTGGCCATCACCTTCACCAAGAAAGCCGCTGGCGAAATGCGCCAGCGCCTGCAGCAATGGCTGAGCGACTTCGCCAAGCGCCGTGAAGGCGAGACGGACGAAGCCTGGCAAGCGCGGCTCGACAACGAACTGCGCATCAGGGGAATCGAGCCCCAGCGCTGGCCAGAGCTGCGCCAGACGCTACAAAAACTGTATCCCGCGCTGCTGGCGTACGGCCGCACTGTGCAGATCCGTACCTTCCACAGCTGGTTTGCCGCGCTGCTGCGCAGTGCCCCGCTCAAGGTGCTGCAAGACCAGGGTTTGCCGTCGGCCTACGAGCTGCTGGAAGACGACCAGGACGCGGTGGCCGAAGTGTGGCGCCGCTACCTGGGTGACGTGGCGCGCGATGCGGCTCTGCGTGAAGACTACGCCGCGCTGGTCCGCGCGCTGGGCCGCAGCCGCGCCCACGAGGCGCTGGAAGCCGCGCTGGCCCGCCGCGTGGAATTCACCTTGGCCGACGAGGCCGGCCGCATCGACGACGCCGTGCCCGCCTTTGGCGCCTACTACCCGCGCCTGGCCGGCGTGGCGGCCCCGGCCGACTGGCTGATGGCGCGCGAGCCGGGCCGCGCCCTGCTGCTGGCCGCCGCCGAAGCCCTGCTGCCCGGCGCGCGCACGTTTGCCGAATGCGGCGCCAAGCTGAAGGCCGCCGTGGCGGCGGGCGATTGGGCCAGCGCGCAGGACGCCCTGGTCACCAAAGGGGGCGATCCGCGCAAGTTCAACGACAAGCTGGCCGGCATCGACGACGTGCGCGCCGCGCAAGAAGAAGTCCTGGCCGTGCGCCGGGCCGAGCGGCAGCAGGCCGCGCGCGAGCACCACCTGCGCATGGCGCGCCTCACGCGGCCGCTGATCCGCGCGTTTGCGCAGCTCAAGCTGGACCGTGGCTGGGTGGACATGACCGACATCGAGCGCGCCGCCCACACCCTGCTGTCTGACAGCGACTACAGCGCCGCCGTGCAAGAGCGGCTGGATGCGCGCGTGCGCCACCTGCTGATCGACGAGTTTCAAGACACCAACCCGCTGCAATGGCAGGCGCTGCACGCCTGGCTGGCGGGCTACGTGGGCGCGGGCGGTGGGCAAACGCCGCCCAGCGTTTTCATCGTGGGCGACCCCAAGCAAAGCATCTACCGCTTTCGCCGCGCCGACCCGCGCGTGTTCGCCGCCGCGCAGGATTTCGTGGTGCACGGCCTGGGCGGCGACCGCCTGGCGTGCGACCACACGCACCGCAATACGCCCGCCGTGCTGGGCGCCGTCAACCAGGTCATGGGCCAGGCGCAGGCCGCGGGCGAATTCAGCGGCTACCGCACGCACACCACGCAATCCAATGTGACCGGCGAAGTGCTGGCGCTACCGCTGATCCCACGCCCCGACAAAGCGGCTGCGGACGATGCAGAGGACGAAGACGACGCCCCGGCCTGGCGCGACAGCCTCACCACCCCGCGCGTCACGCTGGAAGAAAAGCTGAACATGCTGGAAGCGCGCCAGGCCGCGCGCTGGATCGCCGCGCGCGTGGCCGCTGGGCGCGCGCCCAGCGACATCATGGTGCTGGCCCGCCGCCGCCTGCCCCTCGGCCTGCTGCAGGCAGAGTTGCGCCAGTACGGCATCCCGTGCGAGCAGCCTGAGCAGCAGGTGCTGGGCGACTTGCCGGTGGTGCAAGACGTGCTGGCGCTGGTCGATGCGCTGGTCTCGCCCGGCAACGATCTGTCGCTGGCGCGGGCGCTCAAATCACCCCTGTTCGGCCTGGCCGACGAGGCGCTGGTGCAGATCGCGCTGGCCGTGAGAGCGGCGCGCACTGACGGCGGCGACGCGCCCGCGGGCGCAGGCCGTGCTGCCTCGGCGTGGCTTGATTTGCTACCAAAAGTGCAGCTGCCAGCGCACGACAGCGCTGCGCTGCACGCCGATTTGATGCTTTACCAGGGCTGGCTGCGCAGCCTGCCGCCGCACGACGCGCTGCAAGCCATCTACACCCACCGCGACGCGCTGGCGCGCTTTGCCGCCGCCGCGCCGCGCGCTGAGCGCGACCACGCCGTCGCCCAGCTGCGCGCGCTGCTGGGCGCCGCCTTGCAGGTGCAGGGCGGGCGCTTTTTGACCGCCTACCAGTGGGTGCGCGCGCTGCGCCGCCAGCGCCTGATGGCCCCGCGGCACGCCGCGCCCGACGCCGTGCAACTGCTTACCGTGCACGGCGCCAAGGGGCTGGAGGCCGAAGACGTGCTGCTGGTCGACACCGCATCCGGCCTGCGCACCCGCAGCGAAGCCACCGCACTGATCGACTGGCCCGGCGACGCGCCCGCGCCCACCCAGTTCGTCTTTCTGGCCAACGGCAACGCGCCGCCGCCCAGCGCAGAAGATTTGGCCCGCCAAGAGGTGGACGCGCAGGCGCGCGAAGAGCTCAACGCGCTGTACGTCGGCATGACCCGCGCGCGCGAGCGGCTGGTGCTCTCGGGCGTCACGCCGCACCGCCAGCCCGCCACCAGTTGGTGGCAGCGCATCCAGCCACTGGCCGCGCCCCTGCCAGCGCCCGAAGCGCCCCCCGCGCCTGCGGGCGACGCGGCCAGCGCAGCGGCATTTTCTATGCTCGATCTGCCACCAGCGCCCGTGCAGCCAGCGCAAGCAGCTATCGAAATCGAAGTAATGCGGATTGAGGCCGACCCGCTGCGCACGCCGCCCACCGACGCATCCCGCCTGGGCGAAGCCATGCACTGGCTGCTGGAAAACGCGCACGACGGCCCCGAAGGCTGGCGCCCCGAGCGGCTCAGCCAGGCGCGCACCCGCTACGCCCTGACGCCCGAGCAGGCCAGCCGCGCCGAAGCGCTGGCGCGCCGCATCTTCACCGGCGAAGCCGCCTGGGCGTGGTCTGCCGACGAAGTGCTGCAGGCCTTCAACGAAGTCGAGCTGACGCACGACGGCCAGCGCCTGCGCATCGACCGCCTGGTGCGCCGCCGCGCCAGCGCCGGGCAGCCCGAAGCCTGGTGGGTGCTGGACTACAAAAGCGCCTTCCACCCCGAGCGCGACCCGCTGCTGCAGGCGCAAATGGCCCGCTACCGCGCCGCCATCGAACGCCTGCACCCCGGCCAGCCTGTGCGGGTGGCGTTCTTGACGGGCGACGGGCGCGTGGTGGGTTAA
- a CDS encoding PD-(D/E)XK nuclease family protein, protein MTVIAESDDSTSAGGVLATWRTLLADVATQIDALGAHPARTVVLLPYAQLMPLAERLWAQQFPNSFAPRFETTRNWAARVGTFQPSPNDLSFDHGRDLLTAASLLEGAGLGAQRALLVGPLLEMATQLGQMAASVPAELRPEWAAQARQSLPAVNDAALALDAALARIGVAWAANSDYASDVLFTRRVSDGLDALLIVEGIQADPLASHLADHYHDRSATLQAQVTATIGQIALHTCADGEDEAERAAACVLQHLALGRTPVALCAGDRVLTRRVSALLAARGVPLRDETGWKLSTTHAAALLHALLQACSPTASTDAMLDALKLAPAFDAAAVQSLEKALRRQPVRNWLEVAARSATPSPRLAALLTQVEVWRAPMEGRQTLGSWLGNTRALLEGAGVWPTLAGDEAGAAVIDALGLSEAALEAWRQWPAAQRRMALGEFTRWVSQTLEAASFRPPAAPQAPVIILPMSQLLGRPLAALVLPGADERRLPSTPEPPGAWTAAQRQALHMPSREDLRQAQAKAWGLVQRVPHVDILWRTSDDSGEPLSPSPLVQGLQMAAAASPAGANVPAPGVDPRVPRTLAAQPESRPAPSGAALLPAGLSASSYDMLRACPYRFFALQQLGLRTEGELDVDIDKRDWGNWVHATLGHFHVALKADPAADRLALMDAAAALATREGGLDVDEGEFLPFSVAWPGLRDAYLDWLTQYEATGATFESAETALKAQPGGLQLFGRLDRIDRLPGGAPMLIDYKTERVDRSKARVAAGNEDTQLPFYALLSGADAPRAAYLNLAEREAPSLHELPKLLALAEQLLAGMQTDMARIAAGQPLPALGEGATCEWCDARGLCRKDFW, encoded by the coding sequence ATGACCGTGATAGCCGAATCCGATGATTCCACCAGCGCCGGTGGCGTGCTGGCTACCTGGCGAACCTTGCTGGCCGACGTGGCCACGCAAATCGACGCGCTGGGCGCGCACCCCGCCCGCACGGTGGTTTTGCTGCCCTACGCGCAGCTGATGCCGCTGGCCGAGCGCCTCTGGGCCCAGCAGTTTCCCAACAGCTTTGCGCCGCGCTTCGAGACCACCCGAAACTGGGCTGCCCGCGTGGGCACGTTCCAGCCCAGCCCCAATGACCTGAGCTTTGACCACGGACGCGATCTGCTCACCGCCGCGTCGCTGCTGGAGGGCGCCGGGCTGGGCGCGCAACGTGCGCTGCTGGTGGGCCCGCTGCTGGAGATGGCCACGCAGCTTGGCCAGATGGCGGCCAGCGTGCCAGCCGAGCTGCGGCCTGAGTGGGCGGCGCAGGCGCGCCAGTCGCTGCCCGCTGTGAACGACGCCGCACTGGCGCTGGACGCCGCCCTCGCGCGCATCGGCGTGGCGTGGGCCGCCAATTCCGACTACGCGAGCGACGTGCTCTTCACCCGGCGCGTGTCGGACGGGCTGGATGCACTGCTCATCGTCGAAGGCATTCAGGCCGACCCGCTGGCCAGCCATCTGGCCGACCACTACCACGACCGCAGCGCCACGCTGCAAGCGCAGGTGACCGCCACCATAGGCCAGATCGCGCTGCACACCTGCGCCGACGGCGAGGACGAAGCCGAACGCGCCGCCGCGTGCGTACTGCAGCACCTGGCGCTGGGCCGCACGCCGGTGGCCCTGTGCGCGGGCGACCGGGTGCTCACGCGCCGCGTCAGCGCCTTGCTGGCGGCGCGCGGCGTGCCCTTGCGCGACGAAACGGGGTGGAAGCTGTCCACCACACACGCCGCGGCGCTGTTGCACGCGCTGCTGCAAGCCTGCTCGCCCACCGCTTCTACCGATGCAATGCTGGACGCCCTCAAGCTGGCCCCGGCGTTTGACGCCGCCGCCGTGCAGTCGCTTGAAAAAGCCCTGCGCCGCCAGCCGGTGCGCAACTGGCTCGAAGTGGCCGCCCGCAGTGCCACCCCATCGCCCAGGCTGGCTGCGCTGCTGACACAGGTGGAAGTGTGGCGCGCACCGATGGAAGGGCGCCAGACGCTGGGCAGCTGGCTGGGCAACACCCGCGCGCTGCTGGAAGGCGCTGGCGTGTGGCCCACCCTGGCGGGCGATGAGGCAGGCGCGGCGGTGATCGATGCGTTGGGCCTGTCCGAAGCCGCGCTGGAAGCGTGGCGCCAATGGCCCGCTGCGCAGCGCCGCATGGCCTTGGGCGAATTCACCCGCTGGGTGTCGCAAACGCTGGAGGCCGCCAGCTTCCGCCCGCCGGCCGCGCCCCAGGCGCCCGTCATCATCCTGCCGATGAGCCAGCTGCTGGGCCGCCCGCTGGCGGCGCTGGTGCTGCCGGGCGCGGACGAACGCCGCCTGCCGTCCACGCCAGAGCCGCCCGGCGCATGGACCGCCGCGCAGCGCCAGGCCTTGCACATGCCTTCGCGCGAAGACCTGCGCCAGGCGCAGGCCAAGGCCTGGGGCCTGGTGCAGCGCGTGCCGCACGTCGACATTCTCTGGCGCACCAGCGACGACAGTGGCGAGCCCCTGTCGCCCTCGCCGCTGGTGCAGGGCTTGCAGATGGCGGCGGCGGCCAGCCCCGCCGGTGCGAACGTGCCTGCGCCCGGCGTTGACCCGCGCGTGCCCCGCACCCTGGCCGCGCAGCCAGAAAGCCGGCCCGCGCCCAGTGGCGCAGCCTTGCTGCCCGCCGGCCTGTCGGCCAGCAGCTACGACATGCTGCGCGCCTGCCCCTACCGCTTCTTCGCGCTGCAGCAATTGGGCCTGCGCACGGAAGGCGAGCTGGACGTGGACATCGACAAGCGCGACTGGGGCAACTGGGTGCACGCCACGCTGGGCCACTTTCACGTGGCGCTGAAGGCCGATCCCGCCGCAGACCGCCTGGCGCTGATGGACGCCGCCGCCGCGCTGGCCACGCGCGAAGGCGGCCTAGACGTGGACGAGGGCGAATTCCTGCCCTTCAGCGTGGCCTGGCCGGGCCTGCGCGATGCCTACCTTGACTGGCTCACGCAGTACGAGGCGACAGGCGCCACCTTTGAATCCGCCGAGACCGCCCTGAAGGCCCAGCCCGGCGGCCTGCAGCTTTTCGGCCGGCTGGACCGCATCGACCGCCTCCCGGGCGGCGCGCCCATGCTCATCGACTACAAGACCGAGCGTGTTGACCGCAGCAAGGCCCGCGTGGCCGCGGGCAATGAAGACACGCAGCTGCCGTTTTACGCGCTGCTTTCGGGTGCCGACGCGCCCCGCGCCGCCTACCTGAACCTGGCCGAACGCGAAGCGCCCAGCCTGCACGAGCTGCCCAAGCTGCTGGCGCTGGCCGAGCAGCTGCTGGCAGGCATGCAAACCGACATGGCCCGCATCGCCGCGGGCCAGCCGCTGCCCGCCCTGGGCGAGGGCGCCACCTGTGAGTGGTGCGACGCCCGCGGCCTGTGCCGCAAGGATTTCTGGTGA
- the trxA gene encoding thioredoxin TrxA — MASDLIKHVSDGSFETDVLQSSKPVLVDFWAEWCGPCKAIAPTLDELAKTYDGKLQIAKVNVDENRTIPAKFGIKGIPTLMVFKDGQLAATKVGAMTKAQLAQFIDQQLA; from the coding sequence ATGGCCAGCGATTTGATCAAACATGTGAGCGACGGCTCGTTCGAAACCGATGTCCTGCAGTCTTCCAAGCCCGTGCTGGTGGACTTCTGGGCCGAATGGTGTGGCCCCTGCAAGGCCATCGCCCCTACGCTGGACGAGCTGGCGAAAACCTACGACGGCAAGCTGCAGATCGCCAAGGTCAACGTGGACGAAAACCGCACAATCCCTGCGAAATTCGGCATCAAAGGCATTCCCACGCTGATGGTGTTCAAGGACGGACAACTGGCCGCCACGAAGGTGGGCGCCATGACCAAAGCGCAACTGGCGCAGTTCATCGACCAGCAACTGGCCTGA